A window from Streptomyces sp. NBC_00271 encodes these proteins:
- a CDS encoding protein kinase domain-containing protein, whose translation MDDYAGRVLADRYRLPLPPSDEYEFAESRAFDTYSGQEVLVRQVPLPEVVEAEMLDADGLPEGFVARDGGARRASARTTRRPTEPAVRRAIEAAQAAAQIPDHPRLDQVFDVFAEGGSLWIVSELVPARSLAALLAEKPLSPYRAAEVAADVVTALRVLHAHGWVHRNITVRTVLVCDDGRVMLTGLAAGAAEEALCGYDPVPAQDFEGPGGEGGVGAGSPHAGAGADARAGTGTGAGVPRGAARARGAAPGEVTGGLPGGGAGGASGGGPGASFGAVVASAQGADAEAARRAAIEARAENTNPVGEPPVDGGAALARRALEAGGDARAARAGAIAAYRAGARAAARVHEQQRGGPAALPAPRPAPPADGSVPGTLGSGQGVEQRPETPRPGQIADPYGVGVGRAGAWPGAQPRPGSGPGTGPGPGGNGGQGRPALPGPAAGHGYGPSGTPVPPGTQSPHAAQGPHAAQGHGPQNHGTPALVPGQQSTPAPSPNGRWDELVAGAPPRRGPATALAAERARQARMAVVGPVTERWAPEQAGPVHENWQLAAPIGPQTDLWALGALLFRAVQGHAPYPEDNTAELVQLVCAEPPAFAEECGPLRPVVESLLRQDPTERLDFEELSGWLRSLVRSAPEPEAGAHVVAAPPVDPSRLPIVRRRGELVRRRRARLPATSAHARHKRAKPDRQARPARSAETAKPRKLGRNLLLLVLLLLVAAVAYAMVFMPKKTDPNSDANGERTGSAGQVSPAPGNTAGADGSAGSQPRPDQTSPGTDTNPSGGASSTTSQSNDPAVGQGFTLRKDSEGFQVAVANGWNRTPKNGRGQVVYSQGDFELIVVPGRDSTSKYGGDPLTYQRETESELQPFRDSTWATSSGMRRIDVGGRTMAEGQFTWQNSAGQSLYVRNLAIIVGGRYHVVQVRGPEAERDEVTRLYEQASATYQVTG comes from the coding sequence GTGGACGACTATGCGGGTCGGGTACTCGCCGACCGTTACCGCCTGCCGCTGCCGCCCTCCGACGAGTATGAATTCGCCGAGAGCCGGGCCTTCGACACCTACAGCGGTCAGGAAGTCCTCGTCCGGCAGGTGCCGTTGCCGGAGGTCGTCGAGGCGGAGATGCTCGACGCGGACGGGCTGCCCGAGGGGTTCGTGGCGAGGGACGGCGGGGCGCGGCGCGCCTCCGCGCGGACCACGCGCAGGCCCACCGAACCCGCCGTACGACGGGCGATCGAGGCGGCGCAGGCCGCCGCGCAGATTCCCGACCATCCCCGGCTGGACCAGGTCTTCGACGTGTTCGCCGAAGGCGGGTCGTTGTGGATAGTGAGTGAGTTGGTGCCCGCGCGGTCACTGGCCGCGCTGCTCGCCGAGAAACCGCTGAGCCCCTATCGGGCGGCCGAGGTCGCCGCCGACGTCGTCACCGCGCTACGGGTGCTGCACGCGCACGGATGGGTCCACCGCAACATCACCGTGCGCACGGTGCTCGTCTGCGACGACGGCCGGGTGATGCTGACCGGCCTGGCCGCCGGCGCCGCGGAGGAGGCACTGTGCGGGTACGACCCGGTGCCGGCACAGGACTTCGAGGGTCCCGGGGGTGAGGGAGGCGTCGGCGCCGGTTCACCCCATGCGGGTGCCGGTGCGGATGCACGAGCGGGTACGGGCACGGGCGCCGGTGTCCCGCGTGGTGCGGCCCGTGCGCGCGGTGCCGCGCCTGGTGAAGTGACCGGAGGACTGCCCGGCGGGGGAGCCGGTGGTGCCTCCGGCGGGGGTCCCGGAGCCTCGTTCGGCGCGGTGGTCGCCAGTGCGCAGGGGGCCGATGCCGAGGCCGCGCGGCGGGCCGCGATCGAGGCGCGGGCCGAGAACACCAATCCCGTAGGAGAGCCGCCCGTCGACGGCGGGGCGGCCCTGGCGCGCAGGGCGCTGGAGGCCGGAGGCGACGCCCGGGCGGCCCGGGCCGGAGCCATCGCCGCGTACCGGGCCGGAGCCCGGGCCGCGGCCCGCGTGCACGAGCAGCAGCGGGGCGGTCCGGCGGCACTGCCCGCGCCCCGACCCGCCCCGCCGGCCGACGGCTCCGTGCCGGGGACCCTGGGTTCCGGGCAGGGTGTGGAGCAGCGGCCGGAGACCCCGCGCCCCGGTCAGATCGCCGATCCGTACGGCGTCGGTGTCGGACGCGCGGGCGCGTGGCCAGGCGCGCAGCCCCGCCCCGGAAGCGGCCCCGGCACCGGTCCCGGCCCCGGCGGCAATGGAGGTCAGGGGCGCCCGGCGCTCCCCGGCCCCGCGGCCGGTCATGGATATGGCCCCAGCGGCACCCCGGTTCCCCCAGGAACCCAGAGTCCCCACGCCGCTCAGGGCCCCCACGCCGCTCAGGGCCACGGCCCCCAGAATCACGGCACCCCCGCCCTCGTGCCCGGACAGCAGTCCACCCCCGCCCCGTCGCCCAACGGCCGTTGGGACGAGCTGGTCGCCGGTGCGCCCCCGCGGCGCGGCCCCGCCACCGCGCTCGCCGCGGAGCGGGCCCGGCAGGCGCGGATGGCCGTCGTCGGTCCGGTGACCGAGCGCTGGGCGCCGGAGCAGGCCGGGCCGGTGCACGAGAACTGGCAGTTGGCGGCGCCGATCGGCCCCCAGACCGATCTGTGGGCGCTGGGCGCGCTGCTCTTCCGGGCCGTGCAGGGGCACGCGCCCTACCCGGAGGACAACACCGCGGAGCTGGTGCAGCTGGTGTGCGCGGAGCCACCCGCGTTCGCCGAGGAGTGCGGGCCACTGCGGCCCGTCGTGGAGTCGCTGCTGCGACAGGACCCCACCGAGCGGCTGGACTTCGAGGAGCTGAGCGGCTGGCTGCGCTCGCTGGTGCGGTCCGCGCCGGAGCCCGAGGCGGGCGCGCACGTGGTCGCGGCGCCGCCCGTCGACCCCAGCCGGCTGCCGATCGTACGGCGCAGGGGTGAGCTCGTCCGCAGGCGCCGGGCCAGGCTGCCCGCGACCAGTGCGCACGCCCGCCACAAGCGCGCGAAGCCCGACCGGCAGGCGAGGCCGGCCAGGTCGGCGGAGACGGCCAAGCCCCGCAAGCTGGGCCGGAACCTGCTCCTGCTGGTCCTGCTCCTGCTGGTCGCGGCGGTCGCGTACGCGATGGTCTTCATGCCGAAGAAGACCGACCCGAACAGCGACGCGAACGGCGAACGGACCGGCTCCGCGGGCCAGGTGAGCCCGGCACCCGGGAACACGGCGGGCGCGGACGGCAGCGCCGGCAGCCAGCCGCGCCCCGACCAGACCTCTCCCGGCACGGACACGAACCCTTCGGGCGGCGCCAGTTCGACGACCTCGCAGTCCAACGACCCGGCGGTCGGCCAGGGCTTCACCCTGCGCAAGGACTCCGAGGGCTTCCAGGTCGCCGTGGCCAACGGCTGGAACCGCACGCCCAAGAACGGCCGCGGCCAGGTGGTCTACTCCCAGGGCGACTTCGAGCTCATCGTCGTACCCGGACGGGACAGCACCAGCAAGTACGGTGGCGATCCGCTGACGTACCAGCGGGAGACCGAGAGCGAGTTGCAGCCGTTCCGTGATTCGACGTGGGCCACGTCCAGCGGGATGCGGCGGATCGACGTGGGCGGACGGACCATGGCCGAGGGGCAGTTCACCTGGCAGAACTCCGCGGGGCAGTCGCTGTACGTCCGCAATCTCGCGATCATCGTCGGCGGCCGCTACCACGTGGTGCAGGTGCGCGGCCCGGAGGCCGAACGGGACGAGGTCACCAGGCTGTACGAGCAGGCGTCGGCGACGTACCAAGTCACGGGCTGA
- a CDS encoding serine/threonine-protein kinase, protein MQGLLLAGRYRLVESIGSGGMGRVWRAHDEVLHRAVAIKELTAALYVTESDRAVLLARTHAEARAAARINHSAVVTVHDVLDHDNRPWIVMELVEGNSLADEVKEKGRVEPTEAARIGLWVLRALRAAHSAGVLHRDVKPGNVLLSSDRRVLLTDFGIAQVEGDTTITRTGEIVGSVDYLAPERVRGHDPGPSADLWALGATLYTAVEGRSPFRRTSPLTTMQAVVDEEPAPPQHAGPLGPVITALLNKDPAVRPGAEEAEQMLAEAAEGRRPSAAQAYVPTRQHVDTGTMGMGAQRVAPYGTAPHGTGSHGAAPHGPGAHETASHGSVAHGSGAHGATPTLHAPVPGPLGDGTGSGGASGRRRRGRTIALVVVLAALIGGGGAVAMHYVNGARTGDTHNSASSGSANSGTTKPGSTPTATSGTQEPSGSVPDTWVQRDDVEGFTISLPDKTWQRQANGNQVDYTPDGGKHFVRIAIDDSPDFPTPYAHQQDLEQQLTKLVDYHQVLLQSNTFRDCPGSLWDFTWTALPKQTPFPGERRAIEQTYLSREGVEYAIYMSSPAADWDTARRQFDVILRSWLPKT, encoded by the coding sequence ATGCAGGGCCTGCTCCTCGCGGGCCGCTACCGACTTGTCGAATCCATCGGCAGCGGTGGCATGGGCCGCGTGTGGCGTGCGCACGACGAGGTGCTGCACCGTGCCGTCGCGATCAAGGAGCTGACGGCCGCGCTGTACGTGACGGAGAGCGACCGGGCCGTGCTGTTGGCGCGCACCCACGCCGAGGCGCGGGCCGCCGCCCGGATCAACCACTCGGCCGTCGTCACCGTGCACGACGTCCTGGATCACGACAACCGGCCCTGGATCGTCATGGAGCTGGTCGAGGGCAACTCACTGGCCGACGAGGTCAAGGAGAAGGGGCGCGTCGAACCGACCGAGGCGGCGCGGATCGGGCTGTGGGTGCTGCGCGCCCTGCGCGCCGCGCACTCCGCCGGTGTGCTGCACCGTGACGTGAAGCCCGGGAACGTACTGCTGTCCTCCGACCGACGGGTGCTGCTCACCGACTTCGGGATCGCGCAGGTCGAGGGCGACACGACCATCACGCGTACCGGCGAGATCGTCGGCTCGGTCGACTACCTGGCGCCCGAGCGGGTGCGCGGGCACGACCCCGGCCCGTCCGCCGACCTGTGGGCGCTCGGCGCGACGCTGTACACGGCGGTGGAGGGGCGGTCGCCGTTCCGGCGGACCTCGCCGCTGACCACCATGCAGGCCGTGGTCGACGAGGAGCCCGCGCCGCCGCAGCACGCCGGTCCGCTCGGGCCCGTCATCACCGCGCTGCTGAACAAGGACCCGGCCGTGCGGCCCGGTGCGGAGGAGGCCGAGCAGATGCTCGCCGAGGCCGCGGAGGGGCGCAGGCCGAGTGCGGCGCAGGCGTATGTGCCGACGCGGCAGCACGTGGACACGGGCACCATGGGGATGGGCGCGCAGCGGGTGGCGCCCTACGGGACGGCGCCGCACGGGACGGGATCGCACGGCGCCGCGCCCCACGGACCGGGGGCGCACGAGACGGCGTCGCACGGGTCCGTGGCGCACGGATCGGGCGCGCACGGGGCGACACCGACGCTTCACGCGCCGGTGCCCGGGCCCCTGGGCGACGGCACTGGCTCCGGGGGCGCGTCCGGGAGACGGCGCCGCGGTCGTACGATCGCCCTCGTCGTCGTACTCGCCGCCCTGATCGGCGGTGGCGGCGCCGTGGCCATGCACTATGTGAACGGCGCACGGACGGGCGACACTCACAACAGTGCCTCGTCCGGCAGCGCGAATTCCGGCACCACCAAGCCCGGGAGCACCCCGACCGCGACTTCGGGCACCCAGGAGCCGTCCGGCTCCGTGCCCGACACCTGGGTGCAGCGGGACGACGTCGAGGGCTTCACCATCTCCCTGCCCGACAAGACCTGGCAGCGGCAGGCCAACGGCAACCAGGTCGACTACACGCCCGACGGCGGCAAGCACTTCGTCCGTATCGCCATCGACGACTCCCCGGACTTCCCCACCCCGTACGCACACCAGCAGGACCTGGAACAGCAGTTGACCAAGCTGGTCGACTACCACCAGGTGCTTCTGCAGTCCAACACGTTCCGCGACTGCCCGGGCTCCCTGTGGGACTTCACCTGGACCGCGCTGCCGAAGCAGACGCCGTTCCCGGGCGAGCGGCGGGCGATCGAGCAGACGTACCTCAGCCGTGAGGGTGTCGAGTACGCGATCTACATGTCCTCGCCCGCGGCGGACTGGGACACGGCGCGTCGGCAGTTCGACGTGATTCTCCGCAGCTGGCTCCCCAAGACCTGA
- a CDS encoding serine/threonine-protein kinase encodes MGTEGENVRVIGGRYRLEARIGRGGMGVVWRATDQLLARQVAVKELALDDSLSDDESRTQRDRTLREARAVAQLHHPHIIVVHDVVEEDERPYIVMELIDGGSLAEKISADGPVDAPEAARIGLALLGALRRAHEAGVLHRDLKPANVLMEAGTDRVVLTDFGIAQVAGATTLTESGSFVGSPEYTAPERMSGVRTGPESDLWSLGALLCTVLSGESPFRRDSLGGILHAVVMDEIRPPAQAAPLLPVVRGLLERDPERRLDAVEAERLLRAFLETGRTPRAASAGYTPTQRDVPKRKSPVQQAAHHSPPPVHPPAAAPDRAPKRSARTMLVVAALVAAAAGAGVSAVLLVNHDGGGGGGTSTPSASSAPGTSVSASHSPSAPAAPGSSASPSAAPTVTVTRQQKPTAASGPAPSGYRTVHDPDGFSLAVPDGFTRDPEGERIFYLSPGQTFRLGIKATDPEAGGPLAVMRRADADGPSTNPGYQDGTVTSTTHDGQPAALWEFTWNGFTKAEGARHTYDLCWEEGGRMYDVWVSAPVGKVTQAKEYFDVALDTFVAP; translated from the coding sequence ATGGGGACCGAGGGGGAGAACGTCCGTGTGATCGGCGGCCGTTACCGGCTGGAGGCCAGGATCGGCCGGGGCGGCATGGGCGTCGTCTGGCGCGCCACCGACCAGCTGCTCGCCCGGCAGGTCGCGGTGAAGGAACTCGCCCTCGACGACTCGCTCTCCGACGACGAGTCCCGGACGCAGCGCGACCGCACCCTGCGCGAGGCCCGCGCGGTCGCCCAGCTGCACCACCCGCACATCATCGTCGTGCACGACGTGGTCGAGGAGGACGAACGGCCGTACATCGTGATGGAGCTGATCGACGGCGGCTCGCTCGCCGAGAAGATCTCCGCCGACGGTCCTGTCGACGCGCCCGAGGCCGCCCGGATCGGCCTCGCCCTCCTCGGCGCGCTGCGCCGCGCGCACGAGGCGGGTGTCCTGCACCGTGACCTCAAGCCCGCCAACGTCCTGATGGAGGCGGGTACCGACCGTGTCGTGCTCACCGACTTCGGCATCGCCCAGGTCGCGGGCGCCACGACACTCACCGAGAGCGGGTCGTTCGTCGGCTCGCCCGAGTACACCGCGCCCGAGCGGATGTCCGGGGTCAGGACCGGACCCGAGTCCGATCTGTGGTCGCTCGGGGCGCTGCTCTGCACGGTCCTGAGCGGTGAATCGCCCTTCCGCCGTGACTCGTTGGGCGGCATCCTGCACGCCGTCGTCATGGACGAGATCCGCCCGCCCGCGCAGGCCGCGCCCCTGCTGCCCGTCGTTCGGGGGCTGCTGGAGCGCGATCCGGAGCGGCGGCTCGACGCGGTGGAGGCGGAGCGGCTGCTCAGGGCGTTCCTGGAGACGGGCCGTACGCCGCGGGCCGCGTCGGCCGGCTACACACCCACGCAACGGGACGTACCGAAGCGGAAGTCACCCGTCCAGCAGGCCGCGCACCACTCCCCACCACCTGTTCATCCGCCTGCCGCCGCGCCCGACCGTGCCCCGAAGCGGTCGGCGCGGACCATGCTCGTCGTCGCGGCGCTGGTCGCCGCCGCGGCCGGAGCGGGCGTGTCGGCGGTGCTGCTGGTGAACCACGACGGGGGCGGCGGGGGCGGTACGTCGACTCCGTCCGCCAGTTCGGCGCCGGGCACGTCCGTGAGCGCGTCGCACTCCCCGAGCGCGCCCGCGGCGCCGGGGTCTTCGGCCTCACCGAGCGCCGCCCCCACGGTCACCGTCACCCGGCAGCAGAAGCCGACCGCCGCCTCCGGCCCGGCGCCCTCGGGCTACCGGACGGTCCATGACCCGGACGGGTTCTCGCTCGCCGTGCCGGACGGCTTCACCCGCGATCCGGAGGGCGAGCGGATCTTCTACCTCTCGCCGGGCCAGACCTTCCGCCTCGGCATCAAGGCGACCGACCCCGAGGCGGGCGGCCCGCTCGCGGTGATGCGGCGCGCCGACGCCGACGGGCCGTCCACGAACCCGGGCTACCAAGACGGCACCGTCACCTCGACCACGCACGACGGACAGCCCGCCGCGCTCTGGGAGTTCACCTGGAACGGCTTCACCAAGGCGGAGGGCGCGCGGCACACGTACGACCTCTGCTGGGAGGAAGGCGGCCGGATGTACGACGTGTGGGTGTCGGCGCCGGTCGGCAAGGTGACGCAGGCGAAGGAGTACTTCGACGTGGCGTTGGACACCTTCGTGGCCCCGTAG
- a CDS encoding serine/threonine-protein kinase: MRNNGGVPYGADEPTSFVLQPPTRVAPEPTAEPAPGPAPVPAPGPVPASAPNPATDPDPDRDPGTGRLIAGRYRLLGKLGHGGMGTVWRAKDETVDREVAVKEPRVPDHLPERERANVFERMRREARAAARLDHPAVVNVHDVAVVDGQPWIVMELVRGRSLGAALQEGTLGVREAARIGLEVLGALEAAHAAGILHRDVKPDNVLLGPHGRVVLTDFGIAQIEGETNLTATGGFVGSPEYIAPERVLGQRPGPACDLWSLGVVLYAATEGVSPFRRSNTPATLQSVLNSTPAPPASARGPLAEAINGLLDKDPSRRPGADRVRRMLEQAAEPPVPEPTQVVQIAGPGGKGLRVRRTPLFIGLGAVVVAAAVAAYLVFANPFAGPLPDGWKKHHDTDVAATLVVPAGYQRSTPDRTSDKGHWVTYTDWSGSIWIGLTLIKKSEDASHRIKDSSAAEMYADNDDFKGSGAYELSMPAAPRTDPEETKYHGRQSAENTVAYTTTDSQNPRPREVKIFYYKTSKGDMYKFTISYPGKGDFTTRGREVARTAIANLDIDQL; this comes from the coding sequence ATGAGGAACAACGGGGGAGTCCCTTACGGGGCCGACGAGCCGACGAGTTTCGTTCTGCAACCGCCGACCCGGGTCGCCCCGGAGCCGACGGCCGAGCCCGCGCCCGGTCCAGCGCCCGTGCCCGCGCCCGGTCCAGTGCCCGCGTCCGCGCCCAACCCCGCGACCGATCCCGATCCCGATCGCGACCCCGGCACCGGGCGGCTCATCGCGGGCCGCTACCGGCTGCTCGGCAAGCTCGGGCACGGTGGGATGGGGACGGTCTGGCGGGCCAAGGACGAGACGGTGGACCGTGAGGTCGCCGTCAAGGAACCCCGCGTACCGGACCACCTTCCCGAGCGTGAACGCGCCAATGTCTTCGAGCGGATGCGCCGCGAGGCGCGCGCCGCGGCCCGGCTCGACCACCCGGCGGTGGTGAACGTCCACGACGTCGCGGTCGTGGACGGACAGCCCTGGATCGTCATGGAACTGGTGCGGGGCCGTTCGCTGGGCGCCGCCCTCCAGGAGGGCACGCTCGGGGTGCGTGAGGCGGCGCGGATCGGTCTTGAGGTGCTCGGCGCGCTGGAGGCGGCGCACGCGGCGGGCATCCTGCACCGGGACGTCAAGCCCGACAACGTGCTGCTCGGCCCGCACGGCCGGGTCGTCCTCACCGACTTCGGCATCGCGCAGATCGAGGGGGAGACGAATCTGACGGCCACGGGCGGCTTCGTCGGGTCGCCCGAGTACATCGCGCCGGAACGGGTGCTCGGCCAGCGTCCGGGCCCGGCCTGCGACCTCTGGTCGCTCGGTGTCGTCCTGTACGCGGCCACGGAGGGCGTGTCGCCCTTCCGCCGCAGCAACACGCCCGCGACGCTCCAGTCGGTCCTCAACTCCACCCCGGCGCCGCCCGCGTCGGCGCGGGGTCCGCTGGCGGAGGCCATCAACGGGCTCCTGGACAAGGACCCCTCCCGCCGCCCCGGCGCGGACCGGGTCCGACGGATGCTGGAGCAGGCCGCCGAGCCACCCGTCCCGGAGCCGACGCAGGTGGTGCAGATCGCGGGTCCGGGCGGCAAGGGTCTGCGCGTGCGGCGCACGCCCCTGTTCATCGGCCTCGGCGCGGTGGTCGTCGCGGCGGCGGTGGCGGCGTACCTGGTGTTCGCGAACCCGTTCGCGGGTCCGCTGCCCGACGGCTGGAAGAAGCACCACGACACGGACGTCGCCGCGACACTGGTGGTACCCGCGGGCTACCAGAGATCGACGCCGGACCGGACGTCGGACAAGGGGCACTGGGTCACGTACACCGACTGGAGCGGCAGCATCTGGATCGGCCTGACCCTGATCAAGAAGTCCGAGGACGCGAGCCACCGGATCAAGGACTCCTCGGCCGCCGAGATGTACGCCGACAACGACGACTTCAAGGGCAGCGGCGCGTACGAGCTGAGCATGCCCGCGGCCCCGCGGACGGACCCGGAGGAAACGAAGTACCACGGCAGGCAGTCCGCCGAGAACACCGTCGCCTACACGACCACCGACAGCCAGAACCCGCGCCCGCGCGAGGTGAAGATCTTCTACTACAAGACGTCCAAGGGCGACATGTACAAGTTCACGATCAGCTATCCGGGCAAGGGCGACTTCACGACACGCGGCCGTGAAGTCGCCAGGACGGCGATCGCGAACCTGGACATCGACCAGTTGTAG
- a CDS encoding Uma2 family endonuclease produces MSERPASIDAPSAGVFGDMLRTVEELDTPEGYKAELIRGKIVVSPWSKLRYLRPMRRLRSQVEAHAPEGHVAETSPFLFVFPPAERGFGPDLFVADETAFEAEGRHADGAALSLVAELTSASTKDADWLDKLDTYGRVVPVYLVLDMQVGEITAFWDPSPKGYRSRTTVTFGTSLRVPPPFDFDLDTSEFAAGADVES; encoded by the coding sequence ATGAGCGAGCGTCCGGCGTCCATAGACGCTCCTTCGGCCGGAGTCTTTGGGGACATGCTTCGGACCGTCGAGGAGCTGGACACGCCTGAGGGTTACAAGGCCGAACTCATCCGGGGGAAGATCGTCGTGTCGCCGTGGTCGAAGCTGCGTTATCTGCGTCCCATGCGGAGGCTTCGCAGCCAGGTGGAGGCTCATGCGCCTGAAGGGCATGTCGCCGAGACCTCACCCTTCCTCTTCGTGTTTCCGCCTGCTGAGCGAGGCTTCGGTCCCGACCTCTTTGTCGCCGACGAAACCGCCTTCGAAGCCGAAGGCCGCCACGCCGACGGTGCCGCCCTCTCCCTCGTCGCGGAGCTGACCTCCGCATCCACCAAGGACGCCGACTGGCTCGACAAGCTGGACACGTACGGGCGTGTCGTCCCCGTGTATCTGGTGCTGGACATGCAGGTGGGGGAGATCACCGCGTTCTGGGACCCCTCCCCGAAGGGCTATCGGTCGCGGACGACGGTCACCTTCGGTACGTCCCTGCGTGTTCCCCCACCCTTCGACTTCGACCTCGACACCTCGGAGTTCGCGGCTGGCGCGGACGTGGAGAGCTGA
- a CDS encoding succinic semialdehyde dehydrogenase, which produces MTDSQASEITGTVKSEKTGTNPLAPAPVGARTAADVVTPELVAQLTKGVVGSGRTANHTPFTGEKLADLPESTPEDVREAFERARKAQVAWGATPVRQRAAVLLRFHDLVLARQAEVLDLIQLETGKARLHAHEEVQAVVVAARHYGRKAPAYLRPKRHAGAMPTLTKVTELRHPRGVVGQIAPWNYPLELSVGDALPAFVAGNAVVMKPDTETCLTALWARDLLVEAGLPAEVFQVVIGDGPVVGPEVVKHADYVSFTGSTRTGREVAQGAAARLVGVSLELGGKNAMVVLEDADIDKAAAGAVRACFSSAGQLCISIERLYVHESVADAFAERFAARTKAMRLGTSLAYGADMGSLVGERQLETVTRHVEEAVAKGAKVVAGGVARPDIGPYFFEPTILDGVEAPMAVCNEETFGPVVSLYRFKTDDEVVELANSTSYGLNSSVWTKDGRRGRAVAARLRTGTVNVNEGYAPAYGSVQSPMGGMKDSGLGRRHGSEGILKYTEAQTVAQQRLLPMAPSLGMDDEKYAQFMSRSLRVMKALRLR; this is translated from the coding sequence ATGACGGACTCGCAGGCCTCGGAAATCACCGGCACGGTCAAGTCGGAAAAGACCGGCACCAACCCCCTCGCCCCCGCCCCCGTGGGCGCCCGCACCGCCGCCGACGTGGTCACGCCCGAGCTGGTCGCGCAGCTCACCAAGGGTGTCGTCGGCTCCGGGCGGACCGCCAACCACACCCCGTTCACCGGCGAGAAGCTGGCCGACCTGCCCGAGTCCACCCCCGAGGACGTACGGGAGGCCTTCGAGCGGGCCCGTAAGGCGCAGGTCGCCTGGGGTGCCACGCCCGTACGGCAGCGCGCCGCCGTCCTGCTCCGCTTCCACGACCTGGTGCTCGCCCGCCAGGCCGAGGTGCTCGACCTCATCCAGCTGGAGACCGGCAAGGCCCGGCTGCACGCGCACGAAGAGGTGCAGGCCGTCGTCGTGGCCGCCCGCCACTACGGCAGGAAGGCTCCCGCCTACCTCCGCCCCAAGCGGCACGCCGGGGCCATGCCCACCCTCACCAAGGTCACCGAACTGCGCCACCCGCGCGGTGTCGTGGGCCAGATCGCGCCCTGGAACTACCCCCTCGAACTCTCCGTCGGCGACGCGCTCCCGGCCTTCGTCGCGGGCAACGCGGTCGTCATGAAGCCGGACACCGAGACCTGCCTCACCGCCCTGTGGGCGCGCGATCTGCTCGTCGAGGCCGGGCTGCCCGCCGAGGTCTTCCAGGTCGTCATCGGGGACGGTCCGGTCGTCGGGCCGGAGGTCGTCAAGCACGCCGACTACGTCTCCTTCACCGGGTCCACCCGGACCGGCCGCGAGGTCGCCCAGGGTGCCGCCGCCCGGCTCGTCGGCGTCTCCCTCGAGCTCGGCGGCAAGAACGCGATGGTGGTCCTGGAGGACGCCGACATCGACAAGGCCGCCGCGGGCGCCGTCCGCGCCTGCTTCTCCTCCGCGGGCCAGCTCTGCATCTCCATCGAGCGCTTGTACGTCCACGAGTCCGTCGCCGACGCGTTCGCGGAGCGCTTCGCCGCCCGGACCAAGGCCATGCGGCTCGGCACCTCCCTCGCCTACGGCGCCGACATGGGCTCGCTGGTGGGGGAGCGGCAACTGGAGACCGTGACCCGGCATGTGGAGGAGGCGGTCGCGAAGGGCGCGAAGGTCGTCGCCGGTGGCGTCGCCCGCCCCGACATCGGCCCCTACTTCTTCGAGCCCACCATCCTCGACGGCGTGGAAGCCCCCATGGCCGTCTGCAACGAGGAGACCTTCGGGCCCGTCGTCTCCCTCTACCGCTTCAAGACGGACGACGAGGTCGTCGAACTCGCCAACTCCACGTCGTACGGCCTCAACTCCTCCGTCTGGACGAAGGACGGGCGGCGCGGACGCGCGGTCGCGGCGCGGCTGCGCACCGGCACGGTCAACGTCAACGAGGGATACGCGCCCGCGTACGGCAGTGTCCAGTCGCCGATGGGCGGCATGAAGGACTCCGGCCTCGGCCGCCGGCACGGCTCCGAGGGCATCCTCAAGTACACCGAGGCACAGACCGTCGCCCAGCAGCGGCTGCTGCCGATGGCGCCCTCGCTCGGCATGGACGACGAGAAGTACGCGCAGTTCATGAGCCGCAGCCTGAGGGTGATGAAGGCGCTCCGGCTGCGATAA